A stretch of the Actinomyces qiguomingii genome encodes the following:
- a CDS encoding ABC transporter ATP-binding protein: MLEITNLSKRFGKLQALDNLSLSLGDGEIVGFVGANGAGKSTAMRIVMGVLTTDAGSVTWDGTPVDAALRRRIGYMPEERGLYPKMKVGEQLTYLARLHGVTAPAARRASEQWTERLEISARREDEVQKLSLGNQQRVQLAAALVSDPDLLILDEPFSGLDPVAVDVMSQVLRERAAAGVPTLFSSHQLDVVQRLCDRVVIIREGQLVADGTVAELQAGAEPRWHAVVEVAGAPAAAVEAATAMLAGTPAVEASAEPIAEGARVSIVAGGPDEQRLLEAAQRLGRLRELGPVTRPLTDIFRDVLAAPTTGQEA; the protein is encoded by the coding sequence GTGCTCGAAATCACCAACCTGTCCAAACGTTTCGGAAAACTACAGGCTCTCGACAATCTGTCCCTCAGCCTGGGCGACGGCGAGATCGTGGGCTTCGTGGGCGCCAACGGCGCCGGCAAGTCCACCGCGATGCGCATCGTCATGGGGGTGCTGACCACCGACGCCGGCTCGGTGACCTGGGACGGCACGCCGGTCGACGCCGCCTTGCGCCGCCGTATCGGCTATATGCCGGAGGAGCGAGGCCTGTACCCCAAGATGAAGGTCGGTGAGCAGCTGACCTACCTGGCCCGCCTGCACGGGGTGACGGCCCCCGCGGCCCGCCGGGCCAGCGAGCAGTGGACCGAGCGACTGGAGATCTCCGCACGGCGCGAGGACGAGGTGCAGAAGCTCTCCCTGGGCAACCAGCAGCGCGTCCAACTGGCTGCGGCCCTGGTGTCCGATCCCGATCTGCTGATCCTTGACGAGCCCTTCTCCGGCCTGGATCCGGTGGCGGTGGACGTCATGAGCCAGGTGCTGCGGGAGCGGGCCGCCGCCGGCGTGCCCACATTGTTCTCCTCACACCAGCTCGACGTCGTGCAGCGCCTGTGCGACCGCGTGGTCATTATCCGCGAGGGGCAACTGGTGGCCGACGGCACTGTCGCCGAGTTGCAGGCCGGTGCTGAACCCCGCTGGCACGCCGTCGTCGAGGTCGCAGGCGCACCCGCGGCCGCCGTCGAAGCCGCCACCGCCATGCTCGCAGGCACCCCCGCAGTGGAGGCGAGTGCCGAGCCCATCGCCGAGGGCGCACGTGTCAGCATCGTCGCCGGCGGACCCGACGAGCAGCGCCTGCTGGAGGCCGCTCAGCGCCTGGGGCGACTGCGCGAACTCGGCCCCGTAACCCGCCCGCTGACTGACATCTTCCGCGACGTGCTAGCCGCACCCACGACCGGACAGGAGGCCTGA
- a CDS encoding polysaccharide biosynthesis tyrosine autokinase → MTLNGLLALSRQRIGSLALVIVLSMLAALGAVAALPVTYTAKAVGYMRVYVPDNVADTTDSYYVATQLASRKIDAVIPVLTSETVGQRVVDSLGLDETASQIARSLTASHAENTATVVVTATASSPELARRVADEAIIQSAQEVRELEGDRYPAEIVLMSSSELSETTRSPSSMRFVVLGALGGLVLGYIWIILREVTDNTLRGVDDVRAAGDLKALGVVPYSKSISRVGPGRTAAPAVEEAMRRLRTNVLHGGGSGGSLIVTSPAAADGRTTVAARLARVFALAGERVVLVEGDLRAPALAETFGVDADASGLSQLLAGDASAEEVMTVTSIPGLKFIPAGRMLSNPSELLASSTMAALIAELEADHIVVIDSPPVLPYADAAVMAERAGGVLLVARAGRTTVDDLQEAMLAIEQGNGVVAGVVLNRVSSRWRRRPFGAVHSEAPGGDRRERH, encoded by the coding sequence GACTGTTGGCCCTGAGCCGACAGCGCATCGGCAGCCTGGCGCTGGTGATTGTGTTGAGTATGTTGGCGGCGCTCGGCGCGGTGGCTGCGCTTCCGGTGACCTATACGGCCAAAGCCGTCGGTTACATGCGGGTGTACGTGCCGGACAACGTCGCGGACACCACCGACTCGTATTACGTGGCAACCCAGTTGGCGTCTCGCAAGATCGATGCGGTCATCCCGGTGCTCACCTCGGAGACGGTAGGGCAGCGTGTCGTCGACTCCCTCGGGCTGGATGAGACTGCGTCGCAGATCGCGAGATCGTTGACGGCGTCACATGCGGAGAATACGGCAACGGTGGTGGTCACGGCGACGGCGTCCTCACCAGAGTTGGCGCGGCGTGTGGCCGATGAGGCAATCATTCAATCGGCCCAGGAGGTGCGCGAGTTGGAGGGGGACCGGTACCCCGCGGAAATCGTGCTGATGTCATCATCAGAGTTGTCAGAAACTACCCGTTCCCCTTCGAGCATGAGGTTCGTCGTTCTCGGCGCCCTCGGCGGCCTGGTTCTGGGTTATATTTGGATCATTCTCCGAGAGGTCACGGACAATACCCTGCGCGGGGTCGATGATGTTCGTGCCGCTGGCGATTTGAAAGCGCTGGGAGTTGTTCCCTACTCGAAGTCCATCAGCCGGGTGGGCCCCGGACGGACGGCGGCCCCCGCCGTCGAGGAGGCGATGCGCCGTCTGCGGACCAATGTGCTGCACGGGGGCGGCAGTGGTGGCAGCCTCATTGTCACGTCGCCGGCGGCGGCGGACGGTCGCACTACGGTGGCGGCGCGCTTGGCTAGGGTATTCGCCCTGGCGGGTGAGCGGGTAGTGCTGGTAGAGGGTGACCTGCGTGCACCGGCGCTTGCCGAAACATTCGGGGTGGATGCGGATGCATCGGGGCTCTCGCAGTTGCTGGCTGGGGACGCATCGGCTGAAGAGGTTATGACGGTAACGTCGATTCCGGGCCTGAAGTTCATTCCCGCCGGACGGATGCTGTCAAATCCGTCTGAGTTGCTCGCGTCTTCGACAATGGCTGCCCTGATCGCTGAGCTGGAGGCGGACCATATAGTGGTTATCGACTCTCCTCCGGTATTGCCTTACGCTGATGCGGCGGTAATGGCTGAACGCGCTGGCGGCGTGTTATTGGTCGCTCGTGCGGGGCGTACTACGGTTGATGATTTGCAGGAGGCGATGCTGGCCATTGAGCAGGGCAACGGCGTGGTCGCGGGCGTGGTTCTCAACCGGGTGTCCTCCCGATGGAGACGGCGCCCGTTCGGAGCGGTGCACAGTGAGGCGCCCGGCGGGGATCGTCGGGAACGGCACTGA
- the ndk gene encoding nucleoside-diphosphate kinase: protein MSDAPERILVLLKPDAVERHLTGEILRRIEAKGYDLIALKLVVPTAEVLAAHYAEHVDKPFYPGVVEYMTRGPVVAVVVEGQRVVEGVRSVMGATDPTLAAPGTIRGDFGRDWGTSAIQNLVHGSDSPATAEREIAIWFPDLAN from the coding sequence ATGTCAGACGCCCCCGAACGTATCCTGGTCCTGCTCAAGCCCGACGCCGTGGAGCGGCACCTGACCGGTGAGATTCTGCGACGTATCGAGGCCAAGGGATACGACCTCATCGCCCTGAAACTGGTGGTGCCCACCGCGGAGGTCCTCGCGGCCCACTACGCCGAGCATGTCGATAAGCCCTTCTACCCCGGGGTGGTGGAGTACATGACTCGCGGCCCCGTCGTCGCCGTCGTCGTTGAGGGGCAGCGCGTGGTAGAGGGGGTGCGGTCCGTGATGGGGGCGACCGATCCGACACTGGCGGCACCTGGCACTATCCGCGGCGACTTCGGCCGTGACTGGGGTACCAGTGCTATTCAGAACCTGGTGCACGGGTCGGACTCGCCGGCCACCGCCGAGCGCGAGATCGCCATCTGGTTCCCTGACCTGGCTAACTGA
- a CDS encoding ABC transporter permease: MSTTPQAISRSQEIRLVAGRELRIQLFKRSAVISTLVMLILAVGGILAVAHLTGGEDEPYRLGVSAPDTGAATALEPALEQITGTNGLPIKVTTDISDAEAALGISGDSDEDTTLDMVLDLTGPSPALKVTEQGNVDQAVVAAVTNVLQQAALSGEITALGGEPAQVAESLAGAVPQVEALDPPDQDSADFGARYTVLLIIDILLFIIVMGGGQIIAMGVVEEKSSRIVEILLACVRPTSLLAGKVIGTGTAVLVSYGLIGVVAGVTAKLSGVLPDGAVDVDTALVAMIVWMIVGYAIFAVGYAAAGALVSRQEDVATAVMPLTMTLMIPYILSFVMALQDPSALVYRVLAYVPPFAPFLMPARLVLGVSSWGEQLAALALALVFIPVFVWLAATVYTRAITRTGARVPLKEVLFRRSA; this comes from the coding sequence GTGTCCACCACCCCCCAAGCCATTTCCCGCTCCCAGGAGATCCGCCTCGTTGCCGGCCGCGAGTTACGCATACAGTTGTTCAAGCGCTCGGCGGTGATCTCCACACTCGTCATGCTGATCCTGGCTGTCGGCGGGATTCTCGCGGTCGCCCACCTCACGGGCGGCGAGGACGAGCCCTACCGGCTGGGCGTGTCCGCCCCCGACACCGGCGCTGCCACCGCGCTCGAGCCCGCCCTGGAGCAGATCACCGGCACCAATGGCCTGCCCATCAAGGTTACTACCGACATCTCCGACGCCGAGGCCGCCCTGGGAATCAGCGGCGACAGCGACGAAGACACGACACTCGACATGGTCCTCGACCTGACCGGCCCCTCCCCGGCCCTGAAAGTCACCGAGCAGGGCAATGTTGATCAGGCGGTCGTGGCCGCGGTTACCAATGTTCTGCAACAGGCCGCCCTGTCGGGCGAGATCACTGCCCTGGGCGGCGAGCCCGCCCAGGTGGCCGAGTCCCTGGCGGGGGCCGTGCCCCAGGTAGAGGCACTTGACCCGCCCGACCAGGACTCCGCCGATTTCGGAGCCCGCTACACCGTGCTCCTGATCATCGACATCCTGCTGTTCATCATCGTAATGGGCGGTGGCCAGATAATCGCCATGGGGGTGGTGGAGGAGAAATCCAGCCGCATCGTGGAGATCCTACTGGCCTGCGTGCGCCCCACATCCCTGCTGGCTGGCAAGGTAATCGGCACCGGCACCGCCGTGCTGGTCTCCTACGGGCTAATAGGAGTCGTCGCCGGCGTGACGGCCAAGCTCAGCGGTGTGCTGCCCGATGGCGCCGTCGACGTTGACACCGCCTTGGTCGCCATGATCGTGTGGATGATCGTCGGCTACGCGATTTTCGCAGTCGGCTATGCAGCGGCCGGCGCTCTGGTCAGCCGCCAGGAGGATGTGGCCACCGCGGTCATGCCGCTGACCATGACGTTAATGATCCCATACATATTGTCATTCGTAATGGCCTTGCAGGATCCATCCGCGCTGGTGTACCGGGTGCTGGCCTACGTGCCGCCCTTCGCGCCCTTCCTGATGCCCGCTCGGCTGGTGCTGGGCGTATCCTCCTGGGGCGAGCAGCTGGCCGCGTTAGCCTTGGCGCTGGTATTCATCCCGGTATTCGTGTGGCTGGCGGCAACGGTGTACACCCGGGCCATCACCCGCACCGGCGCGCGGGTCCCCCTCAAGGAGGTCCTGTTCCGTCGCTCCGCCTGA
- a CDS encoding IS1249 family transposase yields the protein MRTRSPRARLCPICQTPMKKSGRTAAGTRRWKCTACRSLATAPRPPSPGRAEQAVLGEFIDWATGSRSQADISGGSGRAFRRRTAWCWDIPVPKPPVTGEVYSQIFIDGMWLAHKWVLLVARSPTHVIAWQWAASESAAAYQALLADLAPPDLATTDGAGGALKAIAATWPGTPIQRCLIHVHRDTVRDLTHHPKTTPGKALLRHSRKLLSISTTEQATRWLVTLNDYGIQYKDWLNQRTTAQQDPQTAARTGRKWWYTHPRARRAWRRLERLAKQGQLFAYLTDPDGKPRPTPAERTTNPIESINSQVRDRLRHHRGATTDHQAAIAEWTLHTYTQAPATPAVILADWHTQGRPQRARTPKPKTNKPTTSHPAGWGTTPTPEEGLWARKGWAGRTS from the coding sequence GTGAGAACACGGTCCCCACGAGCAAGACTCTGCCCGATCTGCCAGACCCCGATGAAGAAGTCCGGCCGCACCGCCGCAGGCACCAGGCGGTGGAAGTGCACCGCCTGCCGGTCCCTGGCCACCGCGCCGCGCCCACCCTCGCCGGGTAGGGCCGAACAGGCGGTGCTGGGCGAATTCATCGACTGGGCGACCGGCAGCCGCTCCCAGGCCGACATCTCCGGTGGTAGCGGCAGGGCGTTTCGCCGCCGGACGGCCTGGTGCTGGGACATCCCAGTACCCAAGCCGCCGGTCACCGGCGAGGTGTACTCCCAGATCTTCATCGACGGGATGTGGCTGGCCCACAAATGGGTGCTCCTGGTGGCCCGCAGTCCCACGCACGTGATCGCCTGGCAGTGGGCCGCGTCCGAGAGCGCGGCGGCCTACCAGGCGCTGCTAGCCGACCTGGCCCCGCCCGACCTGGCAACCACCGACGGGGCCGGCGGCGCCTTGAAGGCCATCGCCGCCACCTGGCCGGGCACTCCCATCCAGCGGTGTCTGATCCACGTGCACCGCGACACCGTCCGTGACCTGACCCACCATCCCAAGACCACCCCCGGCAAGGCCCTACTACGCCACTCCCGCAAACTGCTGAGCATCTCCACCACCGAGCAGGCCACCAGGTGGCTGGTGACCCTGAACGACTACGGCATCCAGTACAAGGACTGGCTGAATCAGCGCACCACCGCCCAGCAGGACCCCCAAACCGCCGCCCGCACCGGCCGCAAGTGGTGGTACACCCACCCCCGGGCGCGCCGCGCCTGGCGGCGCCTGGAACGCCTGGCCAAGCAGGGCCAGCTGTTCGCCTACCTGACCGACCCGGACGGCAAGCCCCGCCCCACCCCCGCCGAGCGCACCACCAACCCCATAGAGTCCATCAACTCCCAGGTCCGCGACCGGCTGCGCCACCACCGCGGCGCCACCACTGATCACCAGGCTGCCATCGCCGAATGGACACTGCACACCTACACCCAGGCACCGGCCACGCCCGCGGTGATCCTGGCCGACTGGCACACCCAAGGCCGCCCCCAGCGCGCCCGCACACCCAAACCCAAAACAAACAAGCCCACCACCAGCCACCCCGCCGGATGGGGCACCACACCCACCCCCGAAGAAGGCCTCTGGGCCCGCAAAGGCTGGGCCGGACGAACCAGCTAG
- a CDS encoding bifunctional folylpolyglutamate synthase/dihydrofolate synthase codes for MSSEQHEQGAPSGQGPHSHPGAAFGIPVGASGEDVVDAVYGPGGTRSGVDPELLPYLEAADSLEGKTLAQAAEERAAADRSREQAEAEDLEALRELVAANMVPGGDLERLDALLTEVDADDSDDWEDWEPLLPDSDDSPGYDPTDAADAAVAERHRADLTAAAHAVEVSVRMRQVEAEILSRAPEHRVQPSLERVAAVLDILGNPERNYRIVHVAGTNGKTSTARMTEGLLAATGMRTGRFTSPHLATIRERIALDGEPISEDGFIAAWEDVAPYIEMVDARSQAEGGPRLSFFEVLTVMALAAFADHPVDVAVIEVGMGGTWDSTNVVPGDVEVITPIGLDHAAWLGNTLQDVAANKAGIIKDGATLITAAQPEPVQEVIAAAAVEHDALWRRELDPDEDPLAPNAGVLRVLDRVPAVGGQMVTFATAAAVYEDVFIPVHGAFQAHNALIALAAAEAVFGGRSLPAKIVEDGFTSVTAPGRLEVLRSSPTVIVDAAHNPHGMAALVPAIEEIFGFQHLVAVVGLMKDKDAEGILSVLEPACDAVVCVSVDSPRAMDAEDLAAVAREVFGADRVAVASTLLAGAEQAVTMSEGFDAPLTASGVLIVGSVVLAAQARALFGKP; via the coding sequence ATGAGCAGCGAGCAGCACGAGCAGGGCGCCCCCTCCGGCCAGGGGCCGCATTCCCACCCCGGGGCCGCCTTCGGCATCCCCGTCGGCGCCAGTGGTGAGGACGTCGTCGACGCCGTCTATGGCCCGGGCGGTACACGCTCCGGCGTCGACCCCGAGCTGCTGCCCTACCTGGAGGCCGCCGATTCCTTAGAGGGCAAGACTCTGGCTCAGGCGGCTGAGGAACGCGCCGCAGCAGACCGCAGTCGCGAACAGGCGGAGGCCGAGGACCTGGAGGCCTTGCGTGAACTCGTCGCTGCCAACATGGTGCCAGGCGGTGATCTCGAGCGCTTGGACGCCCTCCTGACCGAGGTCGACGCCGACGACAGCGACGACTGGGAGGACTGGGAACCGCTTCTTCCCGACAGCGACGACAGCCCCGGCTACGACCCGACCGACGCTGCTGACGCCGCCGTCGCCGAGCGTCACCGCGCCGACCTGACCGCCGCCGCACACGCCGTCGAGGTGTCCGTGCGGATGCGGCAGGTTGAGGCGGAGATCCTTTCCCGGGCGCCCGAGCACCGCGTGCAGCCTTCGCTGGAGCGCGTTGCGGCTGTGCTCGACATCCTGGGCAACCCTGAACGCAACTACCGGATCGTGCACGTGGCCGGCACCAACGGCAAGACTTCCACCGCGCGGATGACCGAAGGCCTGCTCGCCGCCACCGGCATGCGCACCGGACGTTTCACCAGTCCCCACCTGGCCACCATCCGCGAGCGCATCGCCCTGGACGGCGAGCCCATCAGTGAGGACGGTTTTATCGCCGCCTGGGAGGATGTCGCTCCCTACATCGAGATGGTCGACGCCCGCTCCCAGGCCGAGGGCGGGCCGCGGCTGAGCTTCTTCGAGGTGCTCACCGTCATGGCCCTGGCGGCTTTCGCCGACCATCCCGTGGACGTGGCGGTGATCGAGGTCGGCATGGGCGGTACCTGGGACTCTACGAACGTGGTACCCGGTGACGTCGAGGTTATCACCCCGATCGGGCTTGACCACGCCGCCTGGCTTGGCAACACCCTTCAGGATGTTGCCGCAAACAAAGCTGGCATCATTAAGGACGGCGCCACGTTGATTACCGCCGCGCAGCCGGAGCCGGTGCAGGAGGTCATCGCCGCGGCCGCCGTGGAGCATGATGCCTTGTGGCGGCGGGAGCTAGATCCCGATGAGGACCCGCTGGCTCCTAACGCGGGTGTGCTGCGCGTGTTGGACCGCGTGCCCGCCGTGGGTGGTCAGATGGTCACTTTCGCTACTGCTGCGGCCGTTTACGAGGATGTTTTCATTCCCGTCCATGGCGCCTTCCAGGCCCACAACGCACTGATCGCCCTCGCCGCCGCGGAGGCCGTATTCGGCGGCAGATCCTTGCCAGCGAAAATCGTCGAGGACGGATTCACCTCCGTCACCGCCCCCGGCCGCCTCGAGGTGTTGCGCTCGAGCCCAACCGTGATTGTGGACGCCGCCCACAACCCCCACGGCATGGCCGCGCTGGTTCCCGCAATTGAGGAGATTTTCGGTTTCCAGCATCTGGTCGCCGTCGTGGGCCTCATGAAGGACAAGGACGCCGAGGGGATTCTCTCTGTGCTGGAACCCGCATGCGATGCCGTTGTCTGTGTGTCCGTCGACTCTCCGCGGGCGATGGACGCCGAGGATCTGGCCGCTGTGGCGCGTGAGGTGTTCGGCGCCGATCGGGTCGCGGTGGCGTCCACCCTGCTGGCCGGGGCGGAACAGGCGGTGACTATGTCCGAGGGCTTCGATGCTCCGCTGACCGCCTCCGGTGTGCTAATCGTCGGCTCCGTGGTGCTCGCCGCCCAGGCGCGGGCCCTTTTCGGCAAGCCCTGA
- the smc gene encoding chromosome segregation protein SMC — MKGFKSFASSTTLRLEPGITAVVGPNGSGKSNVVDALTWVMGEQGVKNLRGGSMADVIFAGAGSRPALGRAEVSLTIDNTDGALPIDYSEVTITRTLFRGGGSEYQINGTTCRLLDVQELLSDTGMGRQMHVVVGQGQLDAVLSATPEERRGFIEEAAGVLKHRRRKERALRKLDSMAADLTRLTDLTAELHRQLGPLARQAAVARRAHVIQAEVRDATARLLADDVVQVQSLLEAGQEDQARLAHRRAELEESERLARAELAELTGVESTSGQRLARATATWEELTAAAQSLGALADVAAERVRGLAESPRPVAGTDPDELDRRAQQAAAQEAELAAAVEAARRALTDATGQRVEAEAAATSAEQALATLQHRRAEHREVLARAGGRLASARSRHEAARAAVEQARAGVQAAEERASAAERALRQAKSSSFGADLPEPTDTSDPAEAAVGEQARAAAAHEAATAALNDARDEVAAATDARREAAAELATWTARRDALALSLHSQDATAELAEVGIPGVVGPLAGSVTVAAGWEDALAGLLGELAGAAVIADADAAAAALAHARSREAGGLRLIIQDAGELDDDGPTPADQSTALADRTPRGARPAAALITADSPELTRALNRLLAGTWVSADLETARELRSAVPEAVVATRDGDVLGPVWATGGGGESSSVLALAAAHEEADTRATAAAQMEREAAAGLDTARAREASAGAAVATALERLRAADAEAARVAENLARLNSAAHAATEETGRARRVLERAEAEAAQRATELATAQAALADIESRPPAVGVAEVDGTAAAGQAADMDAAIDNARAMREDTAAAAAAARTAETEARLALRTAEERERSGRGRSDSLRQAARREREQRAAAARAEKARQARLATAAQVRDQARIAAESARTWVEQAQSERTRIEAERSEAAAAGAEVRKQLDALGAELTGLSDAAHRDEVARAEQNMRLANLAERAMNELGLEIDPLVEEFGPHMLVPQLVVDQKDKDGAVPAAAGDGAPAVDDESVDYSGAQPTGRPYVRAEQDKRLARANRELARLGKINPLALEEHAAMEERHRFLSEQLADLKQSRADLLRIVEDVDRRVQEVFAQAYADTAREFAAVFDRLFPGGEGRLVLTDPDDMLTTGIDIEARPAGKKVKRLSLLSGGERSLAAVALLVAIFQARPSPFYVMDEVEAALDDTNLGRLLDIFTELRDSSQLIIITHQKRTMEIADALYGITMRDGVTQAVSQRLSPDPQ, encoded by the coding sequence ATGAAGGGGTTCAAGTCCTTCGCCTCGTCGACCACCCTCCGCCTGGAGCCGGGGATCACCGCTGTGGTCGGTCCGAACGGCTCGGGCAAGTCCAATGTGGTGGACGCCCTGACCTGGGTGATGGGGGAGCAGGGGGTCAAGAACCTGCGCGGCGGCTCCATGGCCGACGTCATCTTCGCTGGTGCCGGTTCTCGCCCCGCTCTGGGACGCGCCGAGGTCTCCCTGACGATCGATAATACCGACGGCGCCCTGCCCATCGACTACAGCGAGGTCACCATAACGCGCACCCTGTTTCGCGGTGGCGGCAGTGAATACCAGATCAACGGCACCACCTGCCGGCTGCTGGATGTGCAGGAGCTGCTGTCCGACACAGGCATGGGGCGGCAGATGCACGTGGTGGTCGGTCAGGGCCAACTCGACGCCGTCTTGAGTGCCACCCCGGAGGAACGTCGCGGCTTCATTGAGGAGGCCGCCGGAGTCCTCAAGCACCGGCGTCGTAAGGAACGGGCGCTGCGCAAGCTCGACTCCATGGCCGCTGACCTGACCCGGCTAACCGATCTGACCGCGGAGCTGCACCGCCAGCTCGGGCCACTGGCCCGGCAGGCCGCCGTCGCCCGCCGCGCCCATGTCATCCAGGCAGAGGTGCGCGACGCCACCGCCCGGCTGCTGGCCGACGACGTGGTGCAGGTGCAGTCCCTGCTCGAAGCCGGCCAGGAGGATCAGGCTCGTCTGGCGCATCGTCGCGCCGAATTGGAAGAGTCCGAGCGCCTGGCCCGTGCCGAGCTGGCGGAGCTGACCGGCGTCGAGTCCACCTCCGGGCAGCGCCTGGCCCGCGCCACCGCCACTTGGGAGGAGCTCACCGCCGCGGCCCAATCCCTGGGCGCCCTCGCCGATGTCGCCGCCGAACGCGTGCGCGGCCTGGCGGAATCCCCCCGCCCCGTGGCCGGCACCGACCCCGATGAATTGGACCGCCGCGCGCAGCAGGCCGCTGCACAGGAGGCCGAGCTGGCCGCCGCCGTTGAGGCGGCCCGCCGTGCCCTGACCGATGCCACCGGGCAGCGTGTGGAGGCGGAGGCCGCCGCGACAAGCGCGGAGCAGGCGCTTGCGACCCTGCAGCACCGCCGCGCCGAGCATCGCGAGGTGCTCGCCCGAGCCGGCGGACGCCTGGCCTCCGCTCGCTCCCGCCATGAGGCCGCTCGCGCCGCCGTCGAGCAGGCACGCGCCGGCGTGCAGGCCGCCGAGGAGCGCGCCTCGGCAGCCGAGCGAGCTCTGAGGCAGGCTAAATCCTCCTCTTTTGGTGCCGACCTGCCCGAACCGACGGACACCTCCGATCCGGCCGAGGCCGCCGTCGGAGAGCAGGCACGGGCCGCCGCCGCCCATGAGGCGGCCACCGCTGCACTCAACGACGCTCGCGATGAAGTCGCTGCCGCTACCGACGCCCGCCGTGAGGCCGCTGCCGAGCTGGCCACCTGGACCGCCCGTCGCGATGCCCTCGCCTTGTCGCTTCACTCCCAGGACGCTACTGCTGAGCTCGCCGAGGTTGGCATCCCCGGCGTGGTGGGCCCGCTCGCCGGATCCGTGACCGTGGCTGCGGGCTGGGAGGACGCGCTGGCCGGTCTGCTCGGCGAACTTGCCGGGGCGGCGGTGATAGCCGATGCCGACGCCGCTGCTGCCGCCCTCGCTCACGCCCGTAGCCGGGAGGCAGGTGGGCTGCGTTTGATCATTCAGGATGCCGGTGAGCTGGACGACGACGGCCCGACACCTGCGGATCAGTCGACGGCTCTCGCGGATCGGACGCCGCGCGGCGCCCGGCCCGCCGCCGCGCTCATCACCGCCGACTCCCCGGAGTTGACCCGTGCGCTGAACCGGCTCCTGGCCGGCACCTGGGTGAGTGCGGATCTGGAGACCGCCCGGGAGCTGCGCAGCGCCGTACCAGAGGCAGTGGTTGCCACTCGCGACGGCGATGTACTGGGCCCGGTCTGGGCCACCGGTGGTGGTGGTGAATCGTCCTCGGTGCTCGCTCTCGCCGCGGCCCACGAGGAGGCCGACACTCGGGCCACCGCCGCCGCGCAGATGGAGCGGGAGGCCGCCGCCGGGCTCGACACTGCCCGCGCGCGGGAGGCCTCCGCCGGTGCTGCCGTGGCTACTGCGCTTGAACGGCTGCGCGCCGCCGACGCCGAGGCCGCCCGCGTGGCGGAGAACCTAGCGCGTCTGAACTCTGCCGCCCACGCCGCAACGGAGGAGACTGGCCGGGCCCGGCGCGTCCTGGAGCGGGCGGAGGCGGAGGCCGCTCAGCGTGCTACCGAGCTCGCCACCGCACAGGCCGCTCTCGCCGACATCGAGAGCCGGCCGCCCGCCGTCGGCGTTGCCGAAGTTGATGGCACCGCCGCAGCCGGACAAGCAGCCGATATGGATGCCGCCATCGACAACGCCCGCGCGATGCGTGAGGACACCGCGGCCGCGGCCGCGGCGGCCCGCACCGCCGAGACGGAGGCCCGCCTGGCCCTGCGCACCGCCGAGGAGAGGGAACGCAGCGGTCGTGGTCGCTCCGACTCTCTGCGCCAGGCGGCAAGGCGCGAACGTGAGCAGCGCGCCGCCGCCGCGCGCGCGGAGAAGGCCCGTCAGGCTCGACTGGCAACAGCCGCGCAGGTGCGTGACCAGGCCCGCATTGCCGCCGAGTCTGCCCGCACCTGGGTAGAGCAGGCCCAATCCGAACGCACCCGTATTGAGGCCGAGCGTTCCGAAGCTGCTGCCGCAGGAGCCGAGGTACGTAAACAACTGGACGCCCTGGGGGCAGAGCTGACCGGCCTGTCCGATGCTGCTCACCGCGATGAGGTCGCCCGGGCCGAGCAGAACATGCGCCTGGCGAATCTGGCCGAGCGGGCGATGAACGAACTCGGTCTGGAGATCGATCCGCTCGTGGAGGAGTTCGGCCCCCACATGCTTGTGCCCCAGCTCGTGGTCGATCAGAAGGATAAGGACGGTGCCGTGCCCGCGGCCGCGGGCGACGGCGCCCCGGCAGTCGACGACGAGAGCGTGGATTACTCCGGCGCCCAGCCAACCGGCCGGCCCTATGTGCGCGCCGAGCAGGACAAGCGTCTGGCCCGGGCGAACCGGGAACTTGCCCGCCTGGGAAAGATCAATCCGCTGGCACTGGAGGAGCACGCGGCCATGGAGGAGCGACACCGCTTCCTGTCCGAGCAGCTCGCCGATCTCAAACAGTCTCGCGCGGACCTGCTGCGTATCGTGGAGGACGTGGACCGCCGGGTGCAGGAGGTGTTCGCCCAGGCATACGCGGACACGGCCCGCGAGTTCGCCGCGGTCTTCGATCGGCTCTTCCCCGGCGGTGAGGGGCGCCTAGTACTCACCGACCCCGACGACATGCTCACCACCGGCATCGACATTGAGGCCCGGCCCGCCGGGAAGAAGGTTAAGCGCCTGTCCCTGCTGTCCGGCGGGGAGCGCTCGCTGGCGGCAGTGGCGCTGCTGGTGGCGATCTTCCAGGCGCGGCCCTCGCCCTTCTACGTCATGGACGAGGTCGAGGCGGCCCTGGACGACACCAACCTCGGGCGGCTGCTGGACATCTTCACCGAGCTGCGGGACTCCAGCCAGCTGATCATCATTACCCACCAGAAGCGCACCATGGAGATCGCCGACGCCCTATACGGCATCACCATGCGCGACGGCGTCACCCAGGCGGTCTCCCAGCGGCTCTCACCCGACCCCCAGTGA